DNA sequence from the Thermodesulfobacteriota bacterium genome:
CGGCCCTCTGTATGGTCCTCTTTATGATGAGGTTTTCGGAGGAGGGTATGCCGGCCTCTTCGAAGACACCTTCGAGCCCCTCCACGCGCGAGGCGTCGAACATGGCCTCCACCCGCGCCTCGTCCCGCGAGCCCCTTATAGCTTCGTTCGAGGCCCTGTCGCCGAGCACCAGGTCTATGGCGTCGATGATTATGCTCTTACCGGCACCGGTCTCGCCCGTAAAGACGTTCAGGCCCGGGCCGAGGGAAACCGTCAGGTCGTCTATTATGGCGAGCTCTTTTATGCTGAGTTCAAGAAGCATGGGTTTGAAGGTACCTCAGGTGCCGCACGGGCGCGGGGGGAAAGGGGGGAGACGGCGTTACTTACGCGTTACGCCCTCCCACATGAGCCTTTCCCTCAGGATGTCGAAGTAGCCCTTATCTCCGCACTTCACGAGGTGCACGTTCTTAGCGGACCTCTTTATGTCCAGTACGTCCCCTTTTTCGAGCCCCATCTCCACCTGCCCGTCGAGGGTCAGCTCCACCCCCCTCTGCTCCGAGACCAGGCTCACCTCCACGTTCATCCAGTCCGGTATGATCACCGGCCGGTTGGTCAGGTTGAAGGGGCATATGGGCACTACGATTATGGAGTGGATGGTGGGGTATACTATGGGCCCTGCCGCCGAGAGGGCGTAGGCCGTGGAGCCCGTGGGGGTGGCCACTATAAGGCCGTCGGCCCTGTAGGTGGTGACGTAGTTCTTGTCGATGCGCACCCCCATCCTGACGAGCCTCGCGTGGCTCCCCTTTATTATGACGTCGTTGAACGCGTCGTAGGACGAACTCTTGCCGTCCCTCTCTATCGTGACCGAGAGCATCATCCTCTCCTCGGTCTCGAACTCCCCCTTTATAATCCTCTCAAGGTGCGGGTAGACGTCCTCGACGGTATCGACCGCCGCCATGAAGCCGAGGCTCCCGAGGTTTATCCCCATGAGCGGTATGTCCGTGCCGCCGACGAGCCTCGCGGCATAGAGCATCGTGCCGTCGCCGCCGAGCACTACCACCAGGTCCACGACCCCCGGCATCTCCTCGCGCGTGATGGAGGCGGCCCCCTTCACCTTTCCGCGGAACCTCTCCTCGGCATGGACGCCGACCCCCCTCTTGGAGAACCATTCGGTTATCCCTTCGGCCGCGCGGACGAACTCCTCGTTATACTGCTTGGCTATAAGTCCTATATTCTTGATCGGCTTTCCCATGAACTATCCTAAGCGTGCGGCTCTATTATAACCTTAAGCGACTCACCCGCCCGCTGAGCGAGCCCGAAACCCTCGCCCGTGCCGGAGAGCGGGAACCTGTGGGTGACAAGGTCCTCGACCTCGACCTTCCCGCTGCCTATGAGCCCTATGGCCTCGAGCGTATCCTCGGGGCACGAGGCGTAGGTGTTTACTATGGTAACGTTATCCCGCCAGAGCTCGAACATCGGAAGCGGAAAGGTCTCGCCCGGCTTCCTGGCCGCAAATACCAGTATGGTCCCTCCCCTGGTAACGCTCTTCATGGCCTGCGTTATGGCCGCGTCCTCGGCGCTGCATACGGCGACCAGGTCGGGCAGGCCGCCAAGCTCGTCTTCTATCCGCACAGGGACGTCCTCCCTGTCAGCCCTGAGGGTGAGGTCCGCGCCGAACTTCTTCGCGGCCTCCAGCCGGTAGTCGCTTATGTCGGTCGCCGCTATGAACTCGGCCCCGAGCGCCTTCGCGAGTTTTACGTGCAGAAGCCCGGCAAGGCCGCTCCCGACGACCAGCACGCGCCTGCCCGGCTGAAAGTCGGCGACCCTGAAACCCCGGATCACGCACCCGAGCGGCTCGGTAAAGGAGCCCTCAGTAAAGCTCATCTTCTCGGGGAGCCTGAACGTGCCGCGCTCAACGTTTATCGCCGGGACCCTCACGTACTCGGCGAAGCCGCCGGGGTCGAAGTTCGTGGTCCTTAGCGTCTCGCAGACCGAGTGGTGGCCCGCCTGGCACCAGTGGCACGTGTTGCACGGCACGTGGTGGGCGACGGTGACCCTGTCCCCCTTCTTGAACCGGTCGACCCCTTCTCCGACCTCCTCCACGGTCCCGGCCACCTCGTGGCCGAGGACGAGCGGGGCCTTCTTTATGCGGTACCACTCCATCACGTCGGAGCCGCAGATGCCGCTGGCCTCAATCCTTACGAGGAGCTCCCCGGCGCCCGCCGACGGGGTCGGCACCTCCTCGACGCGGACGTCGCTGTTATTATAGTAAACCGCAGCCTTCAATTTTTTTTTAACGGGAGAAAGTTCCCACAGTGGTCAGCGGACATATGGATACAAAATCCAACTTTTCCCCAAACTCCTTTCAGTTTCAGGCGCTCTTCTTCTCTGCCGCGAGGGTGTTGTAGAGGTCAAAGGCCTGCTTCGGCTTTGCGTCCTTGTGGACGACCTCGCGTACGGCCCTTATCATGGCCACCGGATGCTCGCTCTGGAAGATGTTCCGTCCCATGTCAACGCCCACGGCCCCGCTCTGTACGGCGTTATAGGCGAGCTCCAGCGCGTCTTTCTCGGGTATCTTCTTGCCTCCGGCTATTACGACCGGTACGGGGCTCGACCTTACGACCTTGTCGAACCCGTCGCAGTAGTAGGTCTTTACGATGTGCGCGCCGAGCTCCCCGGCTATGCGGGTGGCGAGCCCGATGTAACGGGCGTCCCGCACCATGTCTTTCCCGACGGCCGTAACGGCGAGGACGGGTATGCCGTGCTCCTCGGCGTCGTCTATGAGCTCGGCCATGTTGAGGAGGCTCTCCCGCTCGTTCGGAGCGCCTACGAATATGGAGAGCGCCACCCCGGCGACGTTAAGCCGGACGGCGTCCCTCATGGAGACGGTAATCCCCTCGTCCGAGAGGTCGTCCTTCAATACACTGGTCCCGCCCGAGACCCTGAGGACCACTGGCACGTCCACGTTCGGGTCCACGCAGTTCCGGAGGACCCCTCTTGTGAGCATGAGGGTATCGGCGTATTCTACGAGCGGCTCGACCGTCTTCCCCGGCTCTTCGAGCCCGCTCGTCGGGCCCAGGAAGTATCCGTGGTCCACGGCCAGCATGACGGTCCTGCCGGTATCCGGCTTTATGATGCGGGATAAACGGTTTTTCATTCCCCAGTCCATAATAAT
Encoded proteins:
- a CDS encoding alcohol dehydrogenase catalytic domain-containing protein; translated protein: MKAAVYYNNSDVRVEEVPTPSAGAGELLVRIEASGICGSDVMEWYRIKKAPLVLGHEVAGTVEEVGEGVDRFKKGDRVTVAHHVPCNTCHWCQAGHHSVCETLRTTNFDPGGFAEYVRVPAINVERGTFRLPEKMSFTEGSFTEPLGCVIRGFRVADFQPGRRVLVVGSGLAGLLHVKLAKALGAEFIAATDISDYRLEAAKKFGADLTLRADREDVPVRIEDELGGLPDLVAVCSAEDAAITQAMKSVTRGGTILVFAARKPGETFPLPMFELWRDNVTIVNTYASCPEDTLEAIGLIGSGKVEVEDLVTHRFPLSGTGEGFGLAQRAGESLKVIIEPHA
- the lsrF gene encoding 3-hydroxy-5-phosphonooxypentane-2,4-dione thiolase; the encoded protein is MDWGMKNRLSRIIKPDTGRTVMLAVDHGYFLGPTSGLEEPGKTVEPLVEYADTLMLTRGVLRNCVDPNVDVPVVLRVSGGTSVLKDDLSDEGITVSMRDAVRLNVAGVALSIFVGAPNERESLLNMAELIDDAEEHGIPVLAVTAVGKDMVRDARYIGLATRIAGELGAHIVKTYYCDGFDKVVRSSPVPVVIAGGKKIPEKDALELAYNAVQSGAVGVDMGRNIFQSEHPVAMIRAVREVVHKDAKPKQAFDLYNTLAAEKKSA
- a CDS encoding NAD(+)/NADH kinase — encoded protein: MGKPIKNIGLIAKQYNEEFVRAAEGITEWFSKRGVGVHAEERFRGKVKGAASITREEMPGVVDLVVVLGGDGTMLYAARLVGGTDIPLMGINLGSLGFMAAVDTVEDVYPHLERIIKGEFETEERMMLSVTIERDGKSSSYDAFNDVIIKGSHARLVRMGVRIDKNYVTTYRADGLIVATPTGSTAYALSAAGPIVYPTIHSIIVVPICPFNLTNRPVIIPDWMNVEVSLVSEQRGVELTLDGQVEMGLEKGDVLDIKRSAKNVHLVKCGDKGYFDILRERLMWEGVTRK